Below is a genomic region from Gloeomargarita sp. SKYB120.
CGCCGTGTCGGGCGTGACTCAATCCGGCTGAGATTGATCCCCCGCTGGGCAAAATGCGTCAAGGCCCGCACCAAGGCCCCTGGCCGGTTCTCCGGCACGCTAAAGGCCAAGGTGGTATGGCTGCCCGCCGTCTGAAACTGGGAACCCACGACCCAAAACCGGGTGAGATTGTCGGCTGCTAAATCGGTTGCCAGGATGGGTAAATTGAGGGACTGGGCCGCCCGTGGCGAAACAATAGCTGCCGCTTGGGGGTCTTTCTCCACGTACTGCAAGGCTTCGGCGGTGGAACGTGTCGGCAACCAGGGGATGTGGGGCAAATGGTCTTCCAGCCAGTACTGGCATTGACCCAGCGCCTGGGGATGGGAGTACACCCGCTGAATCTGTTCAAGCTGGGCGCAACGGCTGACCAGGACATGCAGGATGGGCAAGATTAACCCCTGCTGGATGTACAGGTTGGGAAGTTGCCAGAGCATGTCCAACGTGATGCTGACGCTGCCTTCCAGGGAGTTTTCCACTGGCACGACCCCATAATCGGCTTCCCCCCGCGCCACGCTGTGCAACACCTGGGCAATGGTACTGGTGGCTAACCACTGGGGTTGGGGCCACTGCTGACCAAAGGCGTGGGCAACCGTTTCGCTGTTGGTGCCCGCTGGACCGAGATAGGCAATGCGGGGGGAGAGAACCATTAGTGTTAAGATAAGTTACAACATCACCGGTCAAATGACCTATGCTAGTCCATTTTCAGGCGCAAGAATCCGTGACGATACCGGTGCCCCGCCAGCCGATTCCGATTGAACACTACCTGCGGCAACCCCAGCGGCTGGTCTATGCGATTGCCGACCCGCGCCAGGTGGAGGAGTTGGGAGAGCAAATCTATCGCCTGAAGATGCGCCCCCGCAATTTTTTTTCGTTCACGATTCAGCCAGTGGTGGATGTCCGGGTGTGGACGGAGCCGTCGAATATCCTGCGGTTGCAGTCGGTGGGGTGTGAAATTCGGGGCGTGCCTTACATTGACCGGCGGTTTCGCCTGAATTTGACAGGGACGTTGCAGGCGGTGCGTTCATCCCGCTGTTCGTCGCTGGTGGGTCACGCCAACTTGCAGGTGGATGTGGATGTGCCGCCCCCGCTGAACCTGATGCCCAAGCCGATGGTGGAAGCCGCGGGCAACAGTCTGCTCGCCAGTGTGCTGGGTCTCATCAAGCAGCAATTGACGCGCCAGTTGATGGCCGATTACCAGCAGTGGGTGGCTAGCACAATGCAGGCAGAAGCAGAAGCTCACGGGACGTTGGCCTGGGAAACCTGACAGGGGCGAAACGACAGCCGGTGGATGCTACTGGGGCCATAACGCTGCAATGCCCGGCGATGGGTGGGACTGGCATAGCCTTTGTTGCGGGCTAAGTCGTAGACGGGGTATTCGTGGCTCAACTGGTCCAAGTGCTCATCGCGCCAGACTTTGGCAAGGACACTGGCGGCAGCAATGGGAATTTCCGTCTGGTCACCGTCTACGACTGTCTGCTGGGGATAGGGCAGGTCGGGAATGGGGTGGTTGCCATCCACTAGACAAATCGCGGGCGCGAGGGAAATGGCCATGACTGCCCGGCGCATGGCTAACAGCGTGGCTTGCAGGATGTTGAGAGTGTCAATTTCCCAGGGGTCGGCCCAGGCAATGTGCCAAGCTTTAGCAATTCGCTGAATGCGGGGAACCCAAGCCTGTCGCTGGCGGGGGGAAAGTTGTTTACTTTCGCGCAGTCCCAAGCGGCGGAGTTCGGCTTCCCCAGCGGCATCCAGAACCACCGCTGCACAGACCACCGGACCGCAAAGGGCACCCCGACCGACTTCATCCACGCCCAGGCGCAGGTGGGTTAGCATGGGGCACAGCGACCCGTCCAACGTATGAGTGAGTTTACCGCCTTTCACAGCACGTTTAGCGACTGTATGCCCATGTATGCGCCAGCGGCGGTGGTGGGGAGGTATTTGGACGCGCATCAAGCCTGGTTCCGGCGCTGTGCTGACCCTATGCAAGCGGAACCCATCGGCCAAACCGGTTACGCCCTGAAATTAGGTCGCTTTGGTGCGCTGGGTTACGAGCTGGAACCTTGCATTGGGTTGGATTTACTGCCAGCAGACCAGCAGACCTACCGCATTCGCACCATCCCCGTGCCAGGCTTTGAACCGGAGGACTACCGGGTGGATTTTCAGGCCCGTTTGACGCTGGTGGAAACGCCAGTGCCTGCGGATGTGCAAGCAGAATTGCCCAATCTAACTGTGATGACGCGGGTGGAATGGGTGCTGGACCTAGGCGTGGAGGTGCGCTTCCCCCGCTTTATTCAGGTGTTGCCAGAATCCTTGATCCAACGGACGGGCGAGGCGCTGTTGCGGCAAGTGGTGCGGCAAATTTCCCGGCGATTGACCCGTCGGGTTCAGGAGGACTTTCACCGCAGCCAGGGGTTGCCCATGCCCCGTCCCGTCCATCAATTCCGCTGGTATCGCCGTCGTCCAGCACCGACCCGTTGAGACAGTTCCAGCGGTTGGTTGCGAATCGCGTGGTCCAGCAACTGCACAGGATGATAAACGGGTGTGGTTGCCCCTCGTTCCCGCAAATAGTGTTGAATCTGTACCGTGCAACCAATGTTGGCAGACGCTATGACCTGGGCGCCGGTGTTGAGTAAATTCGTGACCTTTTGGCGACCCAATTCCGCTGCGGTTTCCGGTTGCAAAAAGTTATAGACGCCAGCGCTCCCACAACACAAAGCAGCATCGAGCGGCTCGCGCAATTCGATGCCTGGAATGCGGCGCAACAATTGCCGGGGTTGCAGGCTGATTTTTTGACCGTGAATCATGTGGCAAGCGTCTTGGTAAACGACGGTCAGGGGTTGGGAACTCAGTGGGTGCAAGGGCACTGGAAATTCGATGGTTGCCAAAAACTCCTGGACATCCTTGACCTTGCCACTAAAGGCAGCGGCCACGTTGCGGTACTCCTGGTCCTCGGCTAGAAGCCGCCCGTATTCCTTGAGCGTGTGCCCGCACCCCGAAGCGTTAATCACAATGGCGTCCAGGTCGTAGGGGCGGAAGCAGTCAATCATCCAACGGGCCAGGGTTTGGGCTTGGCGGGTTTCCCCCTGGTGACAGGGCAAAGCGGCGCAACACCCCTGCTGCGGCGGAATCACCACTTCACACCCAACCGCTTGCAACACCCGCACCGTCGCCGCATTGACCTCCGGGTTGAATAACCGCTGCACACAACCTAGGATCACGCCCACCCGGTAACGCCGTTCCCCTTGCGCCGGTAGCACGGTGGGCCAAGGCCGGGGCAACAGTTGATGGAGCGTCAAAGGCGGTAATAGTTCGGCCATCGCCGCCAGTGAAGAAGACACACGGCGCAACCATTGAGGCAACCAGCGGTTCAATCCCAGGCGTTGATACAACCACAGGGCCGGAGCCACTAGCCGTAGTCGTTCTGGGTAGGGCAACAGTTGAAAGAGCACTGTGCGCACCAATCGTTCCGACCAGGGCCGCCGGTAGTTGCGCTGGATTTGCGCCCGCGTTGCTGCGATTAACTCGTCATAACGCACCCCCGATGGGCAAGCCGTGACACAGGCAAGACACCCCAAACAACTGTCGAAGTGACCAACGGTTGCAGTTTCTAAAGCAATCTCCCCTTGAAGAATGACATTCATCTGGTAAATGCGCCCGCGCGGGGAGTCCATTTCCGTTCCCAGCACCCGGTAACTCGGGCAAGTTGTCAAGCAAAACCCGCAGTGAACACAAGTGTCAATGATGGCCTGCGATGGGGGATGCTGGCTGTCAAAACCGGGGGATGGCATTAGCAAATAACGCAACCGTGTCTTCTTCCGTTGTACCTTGCCCCCGGCGGCAGCGCTAGGAAAAGTTCAGCCTTTGATGTAGACCACGTGGGCGCGATAGAGCAGAAAACTCTCCTGCTGACCCGTGACCAGCCGGAAATAGTGGGGGTCTTGCCAAACGATTTGACCGTGGAGAAGGTCGCCGGTCGTCAATTTCACTTCCACGCTAGTTTTGTCTTTGATAAATGCTTGTACCTGCCGCACGCTGGGCAAGCCGGTGTCCAATTCGTTGGTCATTGGGATTCCACCACCACTTGGAAACCGCGAGCACGCAGGTACTGCGCCAGTTGTTCCGCTCGGCTCCGCTCGTGGAACCGTCCCACCTGCCACAACAATTGCCCACGATACATAGCCCGGAACGCTTCGGGCACCAATTGCTTGAGGACCTCTTCCTTGTGGGCAGGAATGGCCGGTCGCACAAAAACTCGCACCGTAGGCCGGTGACTGGGCATGGTATTTTGCCGCAACGATTGCCAGGTGGCGATGCGCTCTAGGTCCCCCAGTTCACTGCTCTGAGCTGGCGGACTCAACACCATTTGCACCTGAGCGTCGCGCTGCGGGTTCACAGGTCCCACGACTTGGGCGGGCAATCCATTCTGTCGGAGCTGAGCCGCAAACTGTTCAGCTTCCTGAAGCGACTGAAAAACGCCTGTTTGCATAGCGATTTGCCCCTGATGTCGCACGGGAAACGCCTGGGGAGCCAGTTGCCGTAACACGTGCAGGCGAACCGGATGCATCCCCACCACCAACACGCGATAAGACTGCTCAGGATTCACCAGCGCCCCAGGGGCTGGCGGTAAAGGGCTGCCTTGACCAATGGGGGCCATGCCTGGAACCGGAAGCGGGCGATGCTGAGGAGGCACGGCGCGCCGCTGCTGGCGTTGTTGCCAATCCGCCGGCGGGGGTAATTGCGTACCCAACTGCGCGAAAACCGGCGTTGTCCAAAGCGTGAGTATCAAACCCAAACTTGGTAGTGTGTGTCGCATCGTTCCACTCTTCAGCTTGCAATGGTAGGCAAACACCTATAGGGATAACTTTGGGGTAAGCCAGTCTCGTATCTGTCCAAATCAAGCTGCGGCAAACCTTACCCCTGGGAGCGAATAGTTCAGCCAGCCTGACACCTTTACAATAAACAGGTTCGGCGGGGATGTCAACCCGCAGGCGGCTGTGCTTGAATAGGAAGCCGTTGGCCATGGCAAAACAGCGGTTATCTCCCCTGCTTGTGGGGCTATCGGGACTGGCGCTGGGTGGAAGTCTGGGGGAAAGCTGGGCTTGGCCCTTGGCTTGGGTGGGACTGGTGCCCCTGTGGTGGGTGACGGAACGACGAGACGCCTGGAAATGGGGGATGCTCTGGGGTGCGGCTTACCACGGCGCGGCCTTGTCCTGGCTGGTGCACCTGCATCCCCTGACGTGGCTGGGCATTCCCTGGAGCCTGAGTTTGGTCATTGCCCTGGCCATCTGGCTGTTTGTGACGCTATGGGGCGCTGTGGGCGTTGGTCTCTGGGCGGGACTCACTAGCCGGGTGATACAACCCTGGGTGCGTTTATGGGTTGGCCTTGCCCTGTGGTGTGGGGGAGAAACGCTAGCCACTCGCACCTGCCTGTGGTGGAGTACGCTGGCGCTCACCCAAAGTCCTGGCAATCCCACGTTTTTGCACTTGGGACAACTGTCTGGGCCGGTCACGCCGGTGGCCTGGCTGTTGCTGGTCAATGGGGTGCTGGCGTTGGCGATTCGCTATCCACTGCCAATCGTTTTACCCTTGGCGCTGGGGTTGTTTGGCCTGGGACACAGCCTGGGGTGGTTCTTGCAGGTGACGGCCCCGCCGGAAGGGTTTTTGGCGTCGCTCACCGTGGGCATTGTTCAACCCAACATCCCCAACCCCGTGCGGTTTACGTCCCAGGGGCAGGCGCAGATGCTGGAACGGTTACAGGCCGGTTATACCACCTTGGCGCAACGGGGAGCGGATATGGTGCTCACGCCGGAAGGGGCGCTAGGAGGGGAGTTTTCCCCCAATCATGCCTTGGTAGGGTTGGTGCAACGCTGGCGCATTCCCCTGGTGCTAGGAGCCTATGGGCGACGCCAGGGACGCTTGACCAACAGCTTGTTTGTTTTAGACGGGCACGGGCAGGTTGTCGGGCGCTACGACAAAGTAAAGATAGTGCCGCTGGGGGAATTTATCCCGGGGGAACGCTGGCTAGGGCCGTGGGTGCGGCGGATTTCCGCATTACCAGAATCCCAAACCCCTGGCCCCCTGTCCCAATCCGTCCAGACCAGGATGAGTCCCGTGATAGCCGGCATTTGTTACGACTCAGCGTTTGCGCCGGTGTTTCGGGAACAAGCGCGCCGGGGGGGCGAATGGATTCTCACAGCGGCCAACAACGACCCCTATCCCCCCCGCATGATGCGCCAACACCAGGCTCAGGATGTCTTGCGCGCGATTGAGACCGACCGTTGGCTAGCACGGGCCACCAATACCGGCATTTCTGGCGTCATTAGCCCCCGTGGTCGCATCGTTTGGCAAGCGCCGCCCCGTACAAACGTGGTACATTT
It encodes:
- a CDS encoding DUF1997 domain-containing protein — encoded protein: MSEFTAFHSTFSDCMPMYAPAAVVGRYLDAHQAWFRRCADPMQAEPIGQTGYALKLGRFGALGYELEPCIGLDLLPADQQTYRIRTIPVPGFEPEDYRVDFQARLTLVETPVPADVQAELPNLTVMTRVEWVLDLGVEVRFPRFIQVLPESLIQRTGEALLRQVVRQISRRLTRRVQEDFHRSQGLPMPRPVHQFRWYRRRPAPTR
- a CDS encoding DUF1997 domain-containing protein gives rise to the protein MLVHFQAQESVTIPVPRQPIPIEHYLRQPQRLVYAIADPRQVEELGEQIYRLKMRPRNFFSFTIQPVVDVRVWTEPSNILRLQSVGCEIRGVPYIDRRFRLNLTGTLQAVRSSRCSSLVGHANLQVDVDVPPPLNLMPKPMVEAAGNSLLASVLGLIKQQLTRQLMADYQQWVASTMQAEAEAHGTLAWET
- a CDS encoding heterodisulfide reductase-related iron-sulfur binding cluster yields the protein MPSPGFDSQHPPSQAIIDTCVHCGFCLTTCPSYRVLGTEMDSPRGRIYQMNVILQGEIALETATVGHFDSCLGCLACVTACPSGVRYDELIAATRAQIQRNYRRPWSERLVRTVLFQLLPYPERLRLVAPALWLYQRLGLNRWLPQWLRRVSSSLAAMAELLPPLTLHQLLPRPWPTVLPAQGERRYRVGVILGCVQRLFNPEVNAATVRVLQAVGCEVVIPPQQGCCAALPCHQGETRQAQTLARWMIDCFRPYDLDAIVINASGCGHTLKEYGRLLAEDQEYRNVAAAFSGKVKDVQEFLATIEFPVPLHPLSSQPLTVVYQDACHMIHGQKISLQPRQLLRRIPGIELREPLDAALCCGSAGVYNFLQPETAAELGRQKVTNLLNTGAQVIASANIGCTVQIQHYLRERGATTPVYHPVQLLDHAIRNQPLELSQRVGAGRRRYQRN
- a CDS encoding ribonuclease HII; the protein is MLTHLRLGVDEVGRGALCGPVVCAAVVLDAAGEAELRRLGLRESKQLSPRQRQAWVPRIQRIAKAWHIAWADPWEIDTLNILQATLLAMRRAVMAISLAPAICLVDGNHPIPDLPYPQQTVVDGDQTEIPIAAASVLAKVWRDEHLDQLSHEYPVYDLARNKGYASPTHRRALQRYGPSSIHRLSFRPCQVSQANVP
- the lnt gene encoding apolipoprotein N-acyltransferase, whose translation is MAKQRLSPLLVGLSGLALGGSLGESWAWPLAWVGLVPLWWVTERRDAWKWGMLWGAAYHGAALSWLVHLHPLTWLGIPWSLSLVIALAIWLFVTLWGAVGVGLWAGLTSRVIQPWVRLWVGLALWCGGETLATRTCLWWSTLALTQSPGNPTFLHLGQLSGPVTPVAWLLLVNGVLALAIRYPLPIVLPLALGLFGLGHSLGWFLQVTAPPEGFLASLTVGIVQPNIPNPVRFTSQGQAQMLERLQAGYTTLAQRGADMVLTPEGALGGEFSPNHALVGLVQRWRIPLVLGAYGRRQGRLTNSLFVLDGHGQVVGRYDKVKIVPLGEFIPGERWLGPWVRRISALPESQTPGPLSQSVQTRMSPVIAGICYDSAFAPVFREQARRGGEWILTAANNDPYPPRMMRQHQAQDVLRAIETDRWLARATNTGISGVISPRGRIVWQAPPRTNVVHLARIYRRTHLTPYVRYGDWLTPLLLGISGLSWCMDGRLAQPRNG
- the pheA gene encoding prephenate dehydratase, whose translation is MVLSPRIAYLGPAGTNSETVAHAFGQQWPQPQWLATSTIAQVLHSVARGEADYGVVPVENSLEGSVSITLDMLWQLPNLYIQQGLILPILHVLVSRCAQLEQIQRVYSHPQALGQCQYWLEDHLPHIPWLPTRSTAEALQYVEKDPQAAAIVSPRAAQSLNLPILATDLAADNLTRFWVVGSQFQTAGSHTTLAFSVPENRPGALVRALTHFAQRGINLSRIESRPTRRGLGEYFFSVDLEGSLTQPVIQEAIRALLPETSRLCNYGSYTITTVEIPAAATG